The sequence below is a genomic window from Gammaproteobacteria bacterium.
CGGTGGTGATAACAAGAGTGAATTGTCCCCCGTTGCCAGGGTTGATGGTAGTATCGTTGAGGTCAGGGATCTGTTCTTTAATGTCCCGGCAAGGCGCAAATTTCTGCGTGCGGATAATACTGAATTCAAACATCTGGAAGGTGTCATGCGACGTATGGCATTGAGTCGTTTTGATGTTGAATTTCAGTTGCGCCACAATCAAAAGGTGATCTGGCGTTTACCACGGGCAATGGATCAGCGGCAGGCACAAGCGCGGATTGCTACACTTTGTGGTAAGCCCTTTATCGAACATGCGATTACTATTGAGCAGGAAGCGGCAGGATTAAAACTGTCGGGCTGGATTGCCCTGCCGGAGTTCTCGCGTAGTCAGCAGGATCTACAATTTTTCTTTGTTAATGGACGCATGGTGCGTGACAAGTTGATTGTGCATGCGATTCGGCAGGCCTATCGGGATGTGCTTTATCATGGCCGTCATTCCGCCTTTGTTTTGTTTTTACAACTCGATCCGTCGACGGTGGATGTGAATGTTCACCCTGCCAAGTCTGAGGTGCGCTTTCGTGAATCACGCATGGTGCATGATTTCCTGTTTTCCAGTCTGCATCGAGCGTTGGCACAGGTGCGTCCGGGTGAGGTGAAGGTCGCGGAAACACAAGGAGAATCATCTCAATACAGCGCATCACCGGCTTCCGCTAATACCAACAGCTGGTCTGCAAACCAGCAACGGAATATGCCATTAAGAGATGTGGCGGGTGTGATGGATTCCTATGCCGGTTTGTACGCCCTGGAGAAGGATACCCAGACTGCTATGCCAATGGTTTCTGATGAGGATCAGGATGCACCACTGGGTTATGCGATTGCTCAGTTACATGGGGTGTTTATTCTGGCGCAAAATAGCCAGGGGCTGGTGGTGGTTGATATGCATGCCGCCCATGAGCGGATTACCTATGAGGGTATGAAACAGGCCTGGGGCGGAAGCGGTTTGGTGGCGCAGCCCTTGTTGGTGCCGGTGAGCATGAATGTCAGTACCCGCGAGGCCGATCTGGTCGAGGCGCATGCTGAGGTGTTTAATCAGTTGGGTCTGGAAGTGGATCGAATGGCACCGGATGCCTTGTTGGTGCGCCGTGTGCCGGTATTGTTGCAGGGTGCCGATGCGCAACAATTGGTGATGGATGTGATTGCCGATGTCGAGACCTATGGTTTGAGTAATCGTCTACAAGAGGAAATCAATACCGTGTTGGCGACCATGGCCTGTCATGGCTCGGTGCGTGCTAACAGGGAGTTGAGTCTCACCGAGATGAATGTCCTGTTGCGTGATATGGAACGCACGGAACGCAGTGGGCAATGTAATCATGGGCGGCCAACCTGGGTGCAGCTGGATATGAAGGCACTGGATAATCTGTTTATGCGGGGTCGTTAGTGGCGGTATCTGTGAGTTTGCCGCCAGCCATCTTGCTGATGGGGCCAACCGCCTCGGGTAAGACGGCGCTGGCGGTTGAGCTTTGCAAACACTTTCCTTGTGACATTATTAGCGTTGATTCTGCACTGGTTTATCGGGGGATGGATATTGGCACCGCCAAGCCGGATGCGACCTTGTTGCAGCAGGCCCCTCATCGTTTGATTGATATTCGAGAAGTTACTCAGCCCTATTCAGCGGCTGAATTTCGCGAAGATGCCTTGCGTGAGATGAAACAGATTGTGGCTGCCGGTCGGATTCCCTTGTTGGTCGGGGGGACGATGTTGTATTTCAGGACGCTGGAACAGGGAATCGCGGAGTTGCCTGCAGCAGATCCAGCGGTGCGTGCGCAGTTGGAGCAAGAAGCGTTAGCGTTGGGCTGGGATGTCATGCATCAGCGTTTGCAGCAGATTGACCCGGTTGCTGCACAACGTATCCACCCCAATGACCCCCAACGTATTCAACGGGCATTAGAGGTGCATGTTATTACCGGTAAGTCGATGACAGAGTGGTTTACGTTAGCCGACTCCAGCCCATCGCCTTATCGTTTTATCAAGCTGGTGTTGGCGCCTGAAAGTCGTACTGTTTTGCATGCACGTATTAGCGATCGTTTTGATGCTATGTTGGAACAAGGGTTTATCGAGGAGGTGCGTGACTTTTATCAACGCGAGGACGTGCATGCCAATCTGCCTGCCATGCGTGCGGTGGGTTATCGCCAGGCCTGGATGTATCTACAGGGGGAATATTCAATGGCCGAGTTGCGTGAGCGGGGTATTATTGCCACCCGGCAGTATGCTAAGCGACAACTCACCTGGTTGCGTAGCGAGGAGAATGCGCACTGGTTTGATAGCAGTGAAGGGGTTCCGGTGGAGCAGGTGATAGCGTTTATTGAGTCCCAAAGCGTTTGTTGAGTAAGGCAATGATTTCGGCTGATTCGTATAGCCACTGGATGTTTCCATCCTCTTCGATGCGCAGGCAAGGCACCTTGATCTCGCCGCCTCCTGTTTCGAGTTCCTGGCGATAGATAGATCCCTTACTGGCGTCGCGGTATTCCATCGGTAGATTCAGTTTGTAAATGGTACGACGGGTACGCACACAAAAAGGGCAGCGTTTGAATTGATACAGGCTCATCTTGCCGACTTGTTGATCGATGAGCGCCTGATCTGCATTGTTACGCTTCTTTTTTCGAGGCAGGGTAACAAAATTGATGATGACGATGAGTTGGCCGAGACCTTCCCGGAGGATTTTTAATAACATTTTGATCACACTTATTCTAACGAGTTAGAGTGTAACACGCTGTCTGGATGTTGGGCAGAGGTTTCTTGATTGATATTTTAATCAAAGGGGCTGTTAATAATTAGAATTTGTATGCTACACTCTGCTTTTAATGTGTGTCGTGCCTTGGTGTTGAGTCAGTGATTGGCGGAACTTACGGCACACGTTGGTGTATAGTAATAACAGTTGACAGTATAACTAACAATTTTCAGGAGAGATAACATGTCAAAAGGTCAGTCCCTGCAAGACCCTTTTTTGAATGCCTTGCGTCGTGAACGGATACCCGTATCGATTTTTTTGGTGAATGGTATTAAGTTACAGGGTCAGATTGAATCTTTCGACCAGTTTGTTGTGTTGTTAAAGAATAATGTCAGTCAGATGGTTTACAAACATGCGATTTCGACGGTAGTACCTGCGCGTAATGTGCGTATGCCGACGACCCATGAGGATGACGATGCCGATGCCGCCCCTTCTCCGGGTAATGTCTAGAGATCACCGCATACTATTGGTTTCTTGTATAACGCTCTTGTTCCGATCAGAGGATTATTCTTTTGTTTGAACGTCCCCGTAATGGGGATCGAGCTGTTCTTGTTTGCCTCATTTTTCCAAACGACGATACGGGTGATGATTCATCCGAGTTTTCCGAGTTAGCGCGTGCCGCTGGTGCCGATCCAGTGGCTCATATCTCCGGGCGCAGGCAACGTCCTGATCCACACCTTTTTGTTGGTCGGGGTAAGGCGGATGAGATTCGTGAGCAACTGGATGCTAACGATGCCGATCTGGTATTGTTTGATCATATTCTGTCGCCTAGTCAGGAACGCAATCTGGAACAGTATCTCAAGTGTCGAGTGCTGGATAGAACCACACTGATTCTTGATATCTTTGCGCAACGTGCGCGTTCATTTGAAGGTAAATTACAAGTTGAGTTAGCGCAATTGCGTCACCTTTCCACCCGTCTGGTGCGAGGTTGGACTCATCTGGAACGGCAGAAGGGCGGTATTGGTCTGCGTGGGCCGGGTGAAACCCAGTTAGAGACTGATCGTCGTTTGTTGAGTGCGCGTATTAAAACGCTGCGTAAACGCCTGGATAAGGTCCAACGTCAACGGCAACAGAGTCGGCGTGGGCGACGGGAAGTGCCAGTGGTCTCTTTGGTCGGTTATACCAATGCGGGTAAATCAACCTTATTTAATGCCTTGACCGGGGCTGAAGTGTTTGCCGCTGATCAGTTGTTTGCGACCCTCGATCCAACCATGCGTCGCCTGAATCTGAGGGGAGTGGGTGAAGTCGTGTTTGCCGATACCGTCGGTTTTATCCGGGATTTGCCTCATGATCTGGTGGCCGCTTTTCGATCCACACTGGATGAGACGCGTGAGGCAGATTTATTGCTGCATGTGATTGATGCCAGTGATCCTGAACGCAGTGAGCATATTGCTCAGGTACAGGAGGTGCTGGATGAGATTGATGCCGGTGATGTCCCTCAGTTGCAGGTCTATAACAAGATTGATTTGCTGGCGCATGATTGCCAGCCCCGGATGGAGTGCGATGAGGATGGTTTGCCGTTGCGTGTATGGCTTTCAGCTCAGCAAGAGCAAGGCTTTGAGGTCCTGCTTGAGGCATTGACCCGGTTCTTTAGCGAAGGTCAGGTGCAGGGCTGGTTGCAGGTGCCATTGACCGCAGGGCGTTTACGGGCACATCTGTATACCGCCTCAGCTATTTTGGATGAACGGGAACTGAAACAGGGTGGTTGGTGTCTCAAGGTTCGTATGTTACAACATGAGCTGGAACAATTGTGCCTAAAGAACGGGGTTGATAGTGAATTGTATCCCGAAATACCCGAGGTAAACCTTGCAGATAGCGTGCAAGCCTCTTAGAATTAGCACAAATCAGCATTAGCATAACTAATTGTAAAAAAACTGGAGTTAATAATGGCTTGGAATGAGCCGGGTAATAAAAACCCATGGGGAGATGGTGGCAATAATCAGTCACCCCCCGATCTTGATGAAGTGTTGCGTAAGTTACAAAAGCGCATGAGTGGACTATTTGGTGGTGGATCAGGTAAAGGTTCTGGTTCCTCTCCTGCGATTATGGGGTGGTTATTCCCGGTGATTGCGGTGGTCTGGTTGTTGTCGGGGATTTATATTGTCGATGAAGGCAAACGTGGTGTCATTCTGCGTTTTGGTGAATTTATTGAATCCACCATGCCAGGGCCTCATTGGCGTGTGCCCTATCCGGTTGAGACGGTCAAGCTGGTCGATGTGGAACAGCGTCGTTTTGTCGAAGTGGGTTATCGTTCTTCGGGTGGACGTAATCAGTCGACAGTGACTGTGGCGCGGGAATCGCTGATGTTGACCAATGATGAGAATATTGTCAGCGTACAGATGGCAGTGCAATATCAGGTCAAGAATGCGCGTGATTATCTGTTTAATGTGCGTAATCCGGATGATACCCTGAAGCAGGCAACTGAGAGTGCCTTGCGTGAGGTGATTGGTAAGAGCAATATGGATTTTGTCCTGACCGAGGGACGTAGCGAAGTTGCTGCCCGGGTGAAACAGTTGATTCAGGATATTCTGGATCAATACAATACGGGTCTGTTGGTTACCACGGCCAATCTGTTGGATGCACAGCCGCCGGAAGAAGTGCAGGCGGCCTTTGCCGATGCTATTAAGGCGCGTGAGGATGAACAACGCTTGAAGAATGAGGCTGAAACCTATTCCAATGGTGTTATTCCCAAGGCGCGTGGTATGGCTGCACGTCAGATGGAAGAAGCTAATGCCTATAAAGAACGTGTGATTGCACAGGCTGAAGGTGAGACCAGTCGTTTCATCAAGATGTATGATGAGTACAAGAAAGCACCGGAGGTGACGCGCAAGCGTTTGTATCTGGATACCATGGAGTCGGTGTTGACGCGTAGCACCAAGGTTACCGTGGATATGAGTAATAATAATAGTTTGATGTACCTGCCGTTGGATAAGTTGTTTAGTGGTGGTTCTACACGCACATTAACACCACAAAATATTCAATCTAAGGCTACCAGACTTCTTAATAGCCGTGGAGGCAAGATGAGTGAACGAGTTGATCAACGTCGTGGTGATGGGCGACAGGTACGGGAGTCACGATAATGGCTAAATTAACAACAGTAGGAAGCATTGCACTGATCCTGGCTTTACTGGTGGGTGCCTTTTCCACCTTTAGCGTTAATGAATGGGAACGTGCAATCCTGTTCCGTTTGGGTGAGATTCGATCGGTTGATTTCAAGCCGGGTCTGCATTTCAAGTGGCCCTTCGTGAATAATATCCGCAAGTTTGACGCCCGTGTGCTGACGTTGGATGTGAATCCGGAGCGTTTTCTGACGCAGGAAAAGAAGAACGTGATCGTTGATTCTTTTGTTAAGTGGAAGATTGATAATCTGGCTCGTTATTACACCGCAGTGTTGGGTGACGAGGCACATGCCCGCTTGCGTTTGGAGCAGATTATTAAGGATGGTATGCGCAGTGAATTTGGTAAACGGACTATTCGTGAGGTGGTCTCCGGTGAGCGTGCCGAGTTGCGTGATATTCTAACTAAAAGTGCTAATGAGCAGTCGAAAGAGATAGGTATTACGGTGGTTGATGTGCGAATCAAGCGAGTGGATCTACCTGAAGAGGTGAGTAACTCGGTGTTCCGTCGTATGGATGCAGAACGTGCCAGGGTTGCCAAGGATTTCCGTTCACGCGGTTTTGAGGCAGCGGAGAAGATTCGTGCCGATGCCGATCGTCAGCGTGAGGTGTTACAGGCCGAGGCCTATCGTGATGCCGAAAGAATACGGGGTGAGGGTGATGGACGTGCAGCAGCAATCTATGCTGAATCCTATGGTAAGGATCCTGAGTTTTATGCCTTTTATCGCAGTCTGGGTGCCTATCGTCGCGCCTTTAATAGCCCTGATAATCTATTGGTGCTGGAACCCGATGCTGAGTTCTTCCAGTATTTTAAGGATTCTAACGGGCGTCGTTGATTTTGATGAATTTCGATGTGGAGTGAATTGCTGACGGCGGTTGCCCTGGTTCTGGTGATTGAGGGCTTTATGCCGTTTTTAAATCCGGCGGCTCTGCGCAAGACCTTAATGGCGATGATTCAGATGGACGATAAAAAAATGCGCTTGATGGGTCTGACTAGTATGATAGCCGGTGTGATTTTACTCTACGCTGTTCATTAATTGAAAGCGATTATATGTGAATGAAGATAATGAACCAAGAACGCTGGTTACTTCCTGACGGTATTGAAGAAATACTGCCCCCTGATTCATGGGTGGTTGAGAGTCTGCGTCGTGAATTGTTGGATCTTTACAAAAGCTGGGGCTATGACCTGATTATGCCGCCACTGGTTGAGTATCTGGAGTCTTTGTTGACGGGCAGTGGCGCGGATCTTGATCTCAAGACCTTTAAACTGATTGACCAGCAAAGTGGTCGCATGATGGGTGTGCGTGCCGATATAACACCTCAGGCGGCACGTATTGATGCACATAAGCTGCGCCGTAATGCGCCAGTGCGTCTTTGTTATCTGGATGCCGTGTTGCATACTTGTTCGGAGGGATTTGCCTCATCGAGAAGTCCCTTGCAGGTCGGTGCCGAGTTATTTGGGCACTCAGGCATTGATAGTGATGTCGAGGTTCTTTGTCTGATGCTTGAGACGCTGAAAAAAACAGGTGTCAAGGATGTTCATGTTGATCTGGGTCATGTGGGTATCTTTCGGGCATTGGCACAGGATGCAGGCTTAAGTGAGACGCAGGAGACACGCCTGTTCGATGCTATGCAACGTAAGGCTCTGCCGGAGATCGCTGAACAACTGAGTTCTTTGAATCTGGATGAAAAGGGTCAGCAATGTTTATCCCGTTTATCACGTCTGGCCTGTTTACACGGTGATGAGAGCGTTTTGGTTGAAGCGCATCAATTATTAGATGATGCGGGTGAGGCGGTGTGTGCGGCATTGCATAATCTGGAACAGATTGCCGTCCTGGTTAAGCAACGTGTACCCGATGTTACCCTGTTTTTTGATCTGGCAGAGTTACGTGGTTATGCCTTTCATACAGGTGTTGTTTTTGCTGCTTTTGTGGCCGGTTCCGGGCAGGAATTGGCGCGTGGTGGGCGTTATGACGATATTGGCGGGGTGTTTGGTCGCTCCCGCTCAGCGACGGGCTTTAGTGCCGATCTCAAGGTCTTGCTGAGGGTCGCTGCGGTCGAACAAGCGAATATGTGTGATGGTATTCTTGCACCGGCAGGCCACGATATTGATTTATTGCAGACCATACAGGATTTAAGGTGTTCCGGAGAACGGGTGGTGTGTGCGCTGGCTGAGTCAGAGGATACGACAGTAATGTGTTGTGATCGGGTACTGGAACAGCAGAATGGTCAGTGGGTAGTTGTAAAACTTTAGCTAAAAAACAAAAAAGAGAAGTGATATGGGTAAGAATGTTGTAGTAATTGGTACGCAATGGGGTGATGAAGGCAAGGGTAAGGTTGTTGACTTGCTAACAGATCGTGCCTCAGCCGTTGTGCGTTTTCAAGGCGGACATAATGCAGGACATACCCTGGTTATTGATGGCGAAAAGACCGTGCTGCATCTGATTCCCTCTGGTGTTTTACGTGAGGGTGTGCAATGCCTGATTGGTAATGGTGTCGTGCTTTCGCCGCAGGCTCTGCTGGAAGAAATGGATATGTTGGAGAGCAATGGCGTACCCGCTAGTGAACGCATTAAAATTAGTGAGGCGTGTCCGTTAATTATGCCTTACCATGTGGCGCTAGATCAGGCGCGCGAGATTGCCCGTGGTAAAAAAGCTATTGGTACCACCGGGCGTGGTATTGGCCCTGCCTATGAAGATAAAGTATCACGTCGTGGTCTGCGTTTGGGTGATTTATTTAATCCAGAACGCTTTAGTAGCAAGTTGAGCGAGGTTCTGGATTACCATAATTTCTCACTGCAACATTATTTCAAACAACCCACGGTTGATGTGCAAAAGGTGCTGGATGAAGGTCTGGCGATGGCGGAGCGGTTAAGACCGATGGTGGGTGATGTGCCGGAGATCCTGTATCAGTGCCAGAAGCGTGGCGAGAGTGTGTTATTTGAAGGCGCTCAGGGGACCTTGCTGGATATTGATCATGGTACTTATCCTTTTGTAACTTCATCCACGACAACAGCAGGTGGTGCAGCCAGTGGTAGTGGCGTCGGCCCTGCTGTACTGGATTATATTCTGGGTATAACCAAGGCCTATACCACGCGTGTGGGTGCCGGGCCTTTCCCGACCGAGTTATTTGATGACGTGGGTGAATATCTGGGTACCAAGGGTAATGAGTTTGGTGCAACAACCGGCCGTTCACGTCGTTGTGGTTGGTTTGATGCCGTTGCCCTGCGCCGCGCTAATCAGATTAATAGTCTGACCGGTTTGTGTATTACCAAGCTGGATGTGCTGGATGGTCTGGATACGCTGAAGATCTGTGTTGCCTACAAGAGTATCAGTGATGGTAGTGATCGTGTTACGCCACCGATTGGTGCCGAAGAATTTGCTGATTGCGAACCCGTGTATGAAGAAATGCCAGGCTGGCAGGAATCAACCGCAGGTCTGCAGGATTATGATGCCCTGCCTGCCAATGCCAAAGCCTATCTGAAACGCCTGGAAGAGGTGGTTGAGGTACCAGTGGATATGATCTCAACCGGACCAGATCGTAACGATAATATTATTCTAAGACATCCCTACGAATAGCCTATACCCGACCTAATGCCTCTCTGATTTTCTCATCATCAAGCATTTCAAAGTCCTGCCGGTTAAAAGTAACAAAGTTCCCACTTAACTCATACCATGACAGACCACTGGTCCAGACGGGTTGCGGGTAATCACCCTGCATCTTACGCGCCATAATGTAGATTGATCCATGCTGATAAATCAGGTTGTGCGCCTGGTTGTTATCCTGTAATTGTTGAATGACACGCCATGCCTGTTCGGCAGAATCAATGCGCTGGCAATCACAGGGATATTCCTCATTACCCCCATTATGTTGCCAGCGTGAATGCGTGACAGGCAGGTCACGTTCGCTGGTAAATAAATGGAAATGAAGATGATTGATCGAGGCCAATGCACCCAGTGAGTTAAAGGCGAGACCGGTGCCAGGGATATCCTGGTTGATCTGCTGGCTGATTTGCCAAGCGTAATGATGGTAGTCCTCAGTGAGTTGTTGTGGCAGGCATTGTTCGCGTTCTGGCAGCAACAATAAGTGGTAATCGATAAAGGGAAACTTGTTGTAGTACAGAGTGATATCCTTGTTGGCGAGTTGTCCTGTCCAGAACGCCTCTTTTTGTAAAAAAGTTTTGTTAAAGTGAAAGGCATCCGGGTTAAAGGGCTGGTGAATCTGCTGTATCCGTTGTTGGCTACTGCGTGCCGGGCGCAGGGCACGTAGAGGGTTGAATTGAATGTTCCATTGTGCTGGTTGTCGCCATTCAGTGACTTGCAGGTCAGGGAATTTGATGCAGACCATTTTTAGAAAGACGATCAGATCATCGTCCGCTACATCAACAGGTTTGCCTTCTTTCAAGGCAAGGCATAAATCCTCCTGATAATGATTAAAGGCCTGTTGCAAGCGGGGGCGCATTTCCGCGAAGATAAGTGGGTCAAAGCTGGCATTGGCACAGGCAAGGATGTAGGTGCCTAGTCCTGGAATATCAAGAATTCGATTAAGACCGGATAAAAAGTCCTGTTTATAGCTCTGAGCGGATGTGTAAAAATTTGTTGGCATGATGTGGTTACTATGTTGATACGGATATGGGGTATTGTGCCAGATTATATCCTTGCGGAATATGGTGGATATATGAAGGTAACAAGTTATACTTTGAGCATGTATTGTGCCTGGAGGAAATGGAATCAATGTCTTGTATGAAAATCCTGTTGGTTGATGATGCCATGACGGATCGTTTCGTTATGACAACTTATCTGGAGAAGATGGGGCATGATGTGCTCACCTGTAGTAACGGACAGGAGGCAGTAGCGGTTTATCAAAGTGAAGAGCTTGATCTGGTCTTTATGGATGTCATGATGCCGGTTATGGATGGTTATGAGGCAGCAAGAACGATTCGTGATTGTTCAGATGATTGGATTCCGATTATCTTTTTAAGTGGTCGGGCAGAGCCGGATGATATTGCCAAGGGTATTGATGCGGGCGGCGATGACTATCTATTCAAGCCGATCAGTTATGTCGTACTGGAGGCGAAAATCAAGGCGATGCAACGGATAGCAACGATGCGTCATAACCTGTTGCAGGTGTCCGGTGAACTGGAAAAAGCGAATAAGGCGTTGCAGCATCTGGCAAATATTGATGGCTTGACGGGGCTGTCTAATCGTCGGCACATGGATGACTTTTTGCAGTTCGAGATTGCCCGGGGGCTCCGTTATCAACAACCGTTGACTGTGATCCTGGCGGATGTTGATTATTTCAAGCGTTATAACGATCACTATGGACATCTTGCCGGTGATGATTGCCTGAAAGATATTGCTTCAGCACTGACTTCAGTGTGTCAGCGTGATACGGATATGGTTGCGCGTTATGGTGGTGAAGAGTTTGTTGTTATTTTATCCAATACCCCTCTTGAGCAAGGGCGCTTATTGGCAGAGCGTTTACGCCAGGAGATTATTAATCGTGATATACCCTATGTCGACCATGATGGCTCTGATGTGTGTACCTTGAGTCTAGGGGTTTATAGTGCGCTGCCTGATGCCACAATGAATGCGGAGATGTTTCTACAGCAGGCTGATTTTTCCTTGTATAAGGCAAAAAAGGGTGGGCGTAACCAGGTCGTGGTTAGTTCAATTAATAAATAAAACAAGCCCCGAAAAACGGGGTGTTTTTATTGATATGGCGGAGAAGGAGGGATTATTCGGCTACGCCTCACCCCTGCGGGGCCGATCCGCTTCGCTACCCGTTCTGCGCGCCCTGCTGGGCGCTGGTCAAACCCTTTTATAGAACGGGTTCGACCCCCTCTTTTTATTGAATATGGTGGAGAAGGAGGGATTCGAACCCTCGATACGTTGCCGTATACACACTTTCCAGGCGTGCGCCTTCGGCCGCTCGGCCACCTCTCCATGCCCTGAATACGCTACCGCGTAGATTACTCAGGTGGCGCGTATTATATAGGGGTCATCTATATTTATCCAGACTGTATCGATAAAACGAAAAATCAGTATTTATGCCGTCTTTTGCGTTTTTTGTGATTTTATTTTGCATTTTTAATGAAAAAAACTTGCAGAAACGCAAATAAGTTCTATCCTGATACTTGAATGTGCGATTTAATTTAGTCAGTCAGTTAATTGGAAGAGGGTATCTATGGAAATTAAATCTTATTTAACGCCGGGGCAAGTGGCTCAATTATTGATGGTGTCTCCTGCTGCGGTGCGTCGTTGGGCCTCGGAAGGTGATCTGAACTCAATGACTACTCCGGGTGGGCATCGTCGTTTTTTCATGGAAGAGGTTGAGCGCTTTGCGGCTATGCGCAATATGGCATTACATCAATCGGGTAAGAAAAAAATACGGGTATTGATTATTGATGATGATATTCAGTTCTCGGGTTATCTCAACGCCTTGTTATCGGGTTTCTCTAAGTATGTACAAGTCAGGGTTGCTAATGATGGTTTTCATGCGGGGTTTAAGGTCTGTGAATTCACCCCGGATATTGTTTTACTCGATCTTATGATGCCGGGGATGGATGGTTTTGAGGTTTGTCGTTTACTGAAGGCGACAAAAGATACAGCCAATATTCGTATTATTGCCATTAGTGGTTATTTCTCAAAGAAAAGTGCAGAGGATATTGTTGCTATGGGTGCAGAAGCCTGTCTGGAAAAACCTCTGGATAAAGGTAAGCTTCTGGATTTGTTGGGTTTACAGCAGTCGTCGTTAGCCATGTAATTTTATTAAAGGTGATTCTTTTGTTTACGGAATATAAAGATCGGTTTGGAGTGCATCTGGGCGCTGTATCAGGCCTTGTGATGTCGGGTTTTGTTGTATTGGGTATTAACCTGATACTGCTTGTTTGGGAACAAGCGCCTGTGTTTTATGGATCCTTGTTGGTGTTGGGTATGTTGTTGTGGGCAATGGCTAGCGGGTTATTGTATAAGGGATTATCTGAAAACCTGGTGAGATTGCAACGGGATGAAAAAGTTGATGAATCTCTGGCGAA
It includes:
- a CDS encoding ATP phosphoribosyltransferase regulatory subunit: MMNQERWLLPDGIEEILPPDSWVVESLRRELLDLYKSWGYDLIMPPLVEYLESLLTGSGADLDLKTFKLIDQQSGRMMGVRADITPQAARIDAHKLRRNAPVRLCYLDAVLHTCSEGFASSRSPLQVGAELFGHSGIDSDVEVLCLMLETLKKTGVKDVHVDLGHVGIFRALAQDAGLSETQETRLFDAMQRKALPEIAEQLSSLNLDEKGQQCLSRLSRLACLHGDESVLVEAHQLLDDAGEAVCAALHNLEQIAVLVKQRVPDVTLFFDLAELRGYAFHTGVVFAAFVAGSGQELARGGRYDDIGGVFGRSRSATGFSADLKVLLRVAAVEQANMCDGILAPAGHDIDLLQTIQDLRCSGERVVCALAESEDTTVMCCDRVLEQQNGQWVVVKL
- a CDS encoding adenylosuccinate synthase, coding for MGKNVVVIGTQWGDEGKGKVVDLLTDRASAVVRFQGGHNAGHTLVIDGEKTVLHLIPSGVLREGVQCLIGNGVVLSPQALLEEMDMLESNGVPASERIKISEACPLIMPYHVALDQAREIARGKKAIGTTGRGIGPAYEDKVSRRGLRLGDLFNPERFSSKLSEVLDYHNFSLQHYFKQPTVDVQKVLDEGLAMAERLRPMVGDVPEILYQCQKRGESVLFEGAQGTLLDIDHGTYPFVTSSTTTAGGAASGSGVGPAVLDYILGITKAYTTRVGAGPFPTELFDDVGEYLGTKGNEFGATTGRSRRCGWFDAVALRRANQINSLTGLCITKLDVLDGLDTLKICVAYKSISDGSDRVTPPIGAEEFADCEPVYEEMPGWQESTAGLQDYDALPANAKAYLKRLEEVVEVPVDMISTGPDRNDNIILRHPYE
- a CDS encoding diguanylate cyclase; the protein is MSCMKILLVDDAMTDRFVMTTYLEKMGHDVLTCSNGQEAVAVYQSEELDLVFMDVMMPVMDGYEAARTIRDCSDDWIPIIFLSGRAEPDDIAKGIDAGGDDYLFKPISYVVLEAKIKAMQRIATMRHNLLQVSGELEKANKALQHLANIDGLTGLSNRRHMDDFLQFEIARGLRYQQPLTVILADVDYFKRYNDHYGHLAGDDCLKDIASALTSVCQRDTDMVARYGGEEFVVILSNTPLEQGRLLAERLRQEIINRDIPYVDHDGSDVCTLSLGVYSALPDATMNAEMFLQQADFSLYKAKKGGRNQVVVSSINK
- a CDS encoding response regulator — protein: MEIKSYLTPGQVAQLLMVSPAAVRRWASEGDLNSMTTPGGHRRFFMEEVERFAAMRNMALHQSGKKKIRVLIIDDDIQFSGYLNALLSGFSKYVQVRVANDGFHAGFKVCEFTPDIVLLDLMMPGMDGFEVCRLLKATKDTANIRIIAISGYFSKKSAEDIVAMGAEACLEKPLDKGKLLDLLGLQQSSLAM